One genomic segment of Geothermobacter hydrogeniphilus includes these proteins:
- a CDS encoding FMN-binding glutamate synthase family protein: MDYRYRLVPFQASIVLSLLCLLLSFVSIWFFLLFLLFGAAVLLGVYDQKQKKRSLPRNYPIWGRMRYFIEGLGPALRQYIVESNKEGKPFDRDFRSLVYQRAKNIEAKKAFGTELDVYSPTHVWVGHSIAPRPVAEDLPRVEIGGPDCGRPYSASIFNISAMSFGSLSANAILALNKGARKGNFYHTTGEGAISRYHRQPGGNLVWQIGSGYFGCRAADGSFDPGLFAETAADDQVKMIEIKLSQGAKPGHGGILPAAKITAEIAETRKIPMGIDCVSPAYHSAFSTPLELIEFIARLRELSGGKPVGFKFCLGHPWEFLAICKAMLEVGTGPDFIVVDGAEGGTGAAPLEFSDRLGFPLREGQTFVHNALVGCNLRDRIKIGASGKIATAGSIGAALAFGADYTNAARSFMFCLGCIQAQECHTNHCPVGVATQNRELQKALDPDIKADRVCNYHRNSLRVLNEIIAAVGLDHPRELQPSHIFQRTGTVGIKTYAELYTRLEKGELLEGTEHPVYARYWLMAQAESFKPAY, encoded by the coding sequence ATGGACTATCGCTACCGTCTTGTCCCCTTTCAGGCCAGCATCGTTCTTTCCCTGCTCTGCCTGTTGCTCAGTTTCGTCAGCATCTGGTTTTTCCTTTTATTCCTGCTCTTCGGCGCCGCGGTGCTGCTGGGTGTTTACGACCAGAAACAGAAAAAACGCAGTCTGCCGCGCAACTATCCGATCTGGGGCCGAATGCGCTACTTCATCGAGGGCCTGGGGCCGGCCCTGCGGCAATATATCGTCGAGAGCAACAAGGAGGGCAAACCCTTCGACCGCGATTTCCGGTCCCTGGTTTACCAGCGGGCAAAGAATATCGAGGCCAAAAAGGCCTTCGGCACCGAACTCGATGTCTACAGCCCGACCCATGTCTGGGTCGGACATTCCATAGCACCACGCCCGGTCGCCGAAGATCTTCCCCGGGTTGAAATCGGCGGGCCCGACTGCGGCCGGCCCTACTCGGCCTCGATCTTCAATATCTCGGCCATGAGCTTCGGCTCGCTGAGCGCCAACGCCATCCTGGCACTCAACAAGGGGGCCCGCAAAGGAAACTTCTACCACACCACCGGCGAGGGAGCGATCAGCCGCTACCACCGACAGCCGGGCGGCAACCTGGTCTGGCAGATCGGCAGCGGCTACTTCGGCTGCCGGGCCGCGGACGGCAGCTTCGATCCCGGCCTGTTCGCCGAGACCGCCGCCGATGACCAGGTCAAGATGATCGAGATCAAGCTCTCCCAAGGCGCCAAGCCGGGACACGGCGGCATCCTGCCGGCCGCCAAGATTACCGCGGAAATTGCCGAGACCCGAAAAATTCCGATGGGCATCGACTGCGTCTCGCCGGCCTATCACTCCGCCTTCTCGACCCCGCTGGAGTTGATCGAATTCATCGCCCGGCTGCGGGAACTGTCCGGCGGCAAACCGGTCGGCTTCAAGTTCTGTCTCGGCCATCCCTGGGAATTCCTCGCCATCTGCAAGGCGATGCTCGAAGTCGGCACCGGGCCTGACTTCATTGTCGTCGACGGCGCCGAGGGAGGAACCGGTGCCGCCCCGCTGGAATTCTCCGACCGGCTCGGCTTCCCGTTGCGGGAAGGACAGACCTTCGTCCACAACGCCCTGGTCGGCTGCAACCTGCGGGACCGGATCAAGATCGGCGCCAGCGGCAAGATTGCCACCGCCGGCTCCATCGGTGCCGCTCTCGCCTTCGGTGCCGACTACACCAATGCTGCCCGCTCCTTCATGTTCTGCCTCGGCTGCATCCAGGCCCAGGAGTGCCACACCAACCACTGCCCGGTCGGCGTCGCCACCCAGAACCGGGAGCTGCAGAAAGCCCTCGATCCCGACATCAAGGCCGACCGGGTCTGCAACTACCACCGCAACAGTCTGCGCGTCCTGAATGAAATCATCGCCGCCGTCGGCCTCGATCATCCCCGCGAACTGCAGCCCTCCCACATCTTTCAACGTACCGGAACGGTCGGCATCAAGACCTACGCCGAACTCTATACCCGTCTCGAAAAGGGGGAACTGCTGGAGGGAACCGAACACCCGGTCTACGCCCGTTACTGGCTGATGGCCCAGGCTGAAAGTTTCAAGCCGGCGTACTAA